The DNA region AGAATCTAAGAAATTTAGTTAACTTAAGTTATTAAAATTGTAGTATATAAAGTTTTTGCATCTGCAGATGATTTTATAAGTAGCCTGTGAGAGAATTATATGGTTACTCAATGGTGATGCCCATGGATCTTCTATCGATGGTTTTCGTTGGAATTGGCTTGGGGATGGATACATTCAGCATATCAGTGAGCCGCGGTCTTGTGAGCCATGAATCAGGAATCAACTACGCCCTCATAACTGCATTCTCATTCGGGGCATTCCAGGCGTTCATGCCCATCCTAGGATGGATATCTGGTCTTGAAATTCAGAGCATCGTATCAACCTTTGCTCCCTGGGTTGCATTTACACTCCTCCTTCTCATAGGGCTGAAAATGATATACGAGAGCACCATGCTTGAGGAGGAGGAATTCAAATTCAGTTACCGTGAACTCCTTCTGCTCTCGGTTGCAACCAGCATAGATGCCTTTGCTGTGGGTGTCAGCTTTGCACTCCTTAAGATATCCATATGGTTGCCAATAATAATCATAGGAGTCATCACATTCCTCCTCTCCCTTGGGGGAAGCTACCTTGGAGAGAAGATAGGCCACATATTTGAAAACCGTATAGAGGCAGTGGGTGGTGTCATCCTCATCCTCATTGGTTTAAGAATCCTCCTGGAGAATAACGTCCTCTGAGGACCATGCTCACTGATATTATGGGGGTGGCCGGTCTGAGGGTTGGAATCTGTCAGATGCAGGTAAATGAGAGAAAGGAAGAAAACATCAAAAAAGCCTCTGAGATGATAAGGGAAGCTTGCAGCAGGGGTGCTGAACTTGTGGTCCTCCCTGAGATGTTCACATGCCCCTACGACTCTGAACTCTTCCCTGAATATGCGGAGGATGAGAATGGGGAGACCATAACCGCAATGAGATCCCTTGCAGCAGAACTTGGGGTCCATCTGGTTGCAGGTTCAATTCCCGAGCGGACCCCAGAGGGGATATACAACACCTCCTTCATCATTGATGATGGTGGTGACATCACCGCGAGACACAGGAAGGTTCACCTCTTTGATATAGACGTGGAGGGTGAGATAACCTTCAGGGAATCCGACACTCTGATTGCAGGTAGCTCTGTAACCGTTACTGATACAGGTTCTGCTGTGATCGGGGTTGGTATATGCTATGACATGCGCTTCCCTGAACTCTCAAGGATGATGGCCCTGGGGGGTGCGGAGGTTCTAGTATTTCCCGGTGCATTCAACATGAAAACCGGGCCGGCCCACTGGAGGCTCCTTGTGCGGTCGAGGGCCCTTGACAACCAGTGCTACTGTGTTGCAGTGTCCCCTGCAAGAAATCACGGGGAATCCTATGTTGCATACGGCCACTCACTTGTCGCCGACCCATGGGGTTCGGTTATGGTTGATGCGGGCAGCTCAGAATGTGTTCTAACAGTCGACCTGGATATGGAAATGGTGGAAAAAGTGAGAAGGGAGCTTCCACTTCTAAGGAATCGGAGACCAGATGTTTACAGTTGGATGGAGGGAGCTGACCATGAATAAACCCTCAGGGAAATCCATCATAATACTCATCGTGGGTATCATCCTTGCATTCTCATCATATTTTGTAGCCAACGTGGATATAGGGGGTTACTCTGCTGTATCAGTTGTTTTCATCATATCCATGGCCCTCCCATCATTTATTTCAGTGATAAGGGACCTCAGGGGTCGTGGTGTTATTCTGATACTTGTTCTGGGGGCCTATGCAATTCTAATCGAGACTGTGGCCATAGTAACGGGTTTTCCCTACTCGGAGTTCCATTACAGTGGACTCATTGGACTGAAGATACTTGGACACACGCCCTTCACGGTCCCATTCGCCTGGCTGCCCCTCTTCCTGGGGTCTGCCTATCTTGCAAAGGAATCTGTTGCTGGGAAACTGAAATTTCTGGGCCTTTCAACCCTCCTTGTGGTTCTCACAGATGTGGTGATTGACCCTGCAGCCGTGGCCCTCAACTTCTGGATCTGGAGTAATCCAGGAATATTCTATGGTGTGCCCCTGCAGAACTTTGCTGGGTGGGTGCTCTCAGGTTTCATTGCATCCCTTATTCTGCTTGTGGTTCTGGGTGATTCTGTGAAGGAAATGAAATCAGGGACCATCTCCAGCCTCTACCTGATAATGTGCTTCTGGACAGCCGCCTGCCTCTTCCTTGGACTTGAAATCCCCTTCATAACCGGTTTAATCCTCCTGGCACTCATACTCATTAAAACAAAGGCAAACCTGTGGTAGGATCCTGAATAGTTAAATTCAGAAAACCAAAGCAAGAACGTTCAAGATCAATTAAATCCAGTGAAAGATCTTGTGGTTTATGAGCGCAAGGAAGAGTAGACCTCCAAGGGCTGTGTTGACGTAGGGCAGGTACCAGTAAACCTTCTCTATCCTTATTCTTTCGAAAAGAAGTACAGAAAGGGGAAATGCAGGATACGCGAATACCAGGAAGCTTAGAGGATGTAGATCTGTAAGATAGACTGTGATGAAAGATAATATCAGCCAGAAGGCTGCTGAAAGTGCAAGTGCCATACTTTCACCCATGAATACTGGTGTTGTGTTGATTCCTGCCCTCCTATCATACTCTGTGTCAGGTACGGCGGAGAATATGTGCATGGCAGCGATGTGGCAGTAGCCTGCAAGGAGTATTATGGGTTCAGGTAGGCTTCCTGATGCGAGGCTGTAGGCAAATAAACCGGGCATTATGTAGAGGTAATTGGATGAAAAATCCAGGAAGGGCCTCTCCTTGAATCTGAGTGGGGGTGCACTGTAGAAATATGATAGGAATAAAAATCCGAGGAAAAGAAGGGCCTCCTCTGGTTTCTGTGAAAACATGAGGGCGACGCTGATACCTGTAACTGCAAGCAGTGAATTTCTGAGTTTCCTCCGCTCACTCTGCATCAGCATGTGCTCCCTTGAGCCCTTCTTGGGGTTGAGTCTGTCTGTATCCTCATCCCAGTAGTCGTTGACACCGTAGATGAACACGTTAGCCGGGAAAAAGAAGTAGAGGAGGTATATGTAATAGGCTGGTGAGAGAAAATCAGTGAAACCCTTCGCTGCAAGGGTGTACCCAATTACATATGTTCCACCGGTGTATATCCAGAACCTGAATCGGGATATGCAGACCAGAAAGCCCGTGTAATCTTTTATGGAATTAAAAAGGGATCCGGAGGTCAGCTGAGACATTTGAAGGTCCCCTAAATACCCTGCTTAGTTGGTGACCTGGGTCTGATGAGCCTCAGCATGTTCAGGAGGGCTCCTGAGACCACCCTGCCCCTTGATGGCTTCACCTTCCTCCGGTAGACTATGAGAGGGTCCCTTTCGATTATTCTGGACGTCCAGAGGTACATGTCAGCGGCGGTCTTTATGGGTACCAGGTAACGGTAGGGGATGTACCTGTAACCCTCCTCTGCCCTCCTCTGCCAGTCCCTGTAAATATCAATCTGAGCCCTGAGGAAGGACCTGAAATTATCCTCCCTTCCCCTTATTTCACTTAAATCCAGTGACTCCAGATCAAATCTTTCAAGTTCAGTCAGCGGGAAGTAGAGCCTCCCCAGTTCAACATCCTCTGCTATGTCCCTTATGAAGTTGACGTACTGCATGGCCCTCCCCAGGTAGCGGGCATGGGGGTATGAATCCTTGTCAAGACCCATGATGGATGCCATGAAGAGCCCCACAACCTCAGATGAACCCAGGAGGTACTCCTCAAGGTCAGACATTGTCCTGTAGGATGAGACAGTTATATCCATCTCCATTGATCTGAGAAAGGCCTCTGTCCACTCTGGATTGAAAGATTTTCTGGCTGAAAGTTCCGCGAATGAATCAACAACCACATCCCCGGTTTTTTCACCTGATGATGCCAGCCGGTAGCGTTCAACAAAGTCGTAGAACCCCTCGGTATCCTGGGGTATTCTATCAACATAGTCATCTGCCCTTCTCAGGAAACTGTAGAGTATGAAAACGTCCCTCCTCACCTTGGGTGGGAAGAAGAGGGTGCTGTAGAAGTATGTTTTGCTTCCCCTTTTGAATATTGAATAGATTTTTTCATCAATCAAGAGCCTATCACCCATAAAACTTTTAAAGCTGCTTTGCATGGAATTCCAGATTATTCACCCATTTCTTCCAGTATCTCCCTGCAGACAATCTGGGAGGATATGAGTGTCATTGGCACCCCTATACCCGGATGGGTGTACTGTCCAGTGTAGTAAAGGTTTTTAACCTTCCTGCTTTTATGTGCCGGCCTCCAGAGGGCGGTCTGCCTGAGAGTATGGGACAGCCCAAGTGCTGTCCCCCTGTATGCATTGTAGCGTTCCCTGAAGTCATTTATGGCGAATATGCGCTTCACAACCACGTGCTCCCTTATCCTCATACCGGTCTTCCCCTCAAGGTCATCCATGACCCTCCTGTAGAGGCCCTCCCTCAGCTCCTGGTTATCCTCCATACCCGGTGCCAGGGGTACCAGTATGAAGAGGGTGTCTGATCCCTCGGGAGCAGCTGTTGTATCCGTCCTTGAGGGAACATTAACATAGTATGATGGCCTATCAGGCCATGAGGCCTTCTCAGGGTCAAAGACCTGCTGGAATTTGTCTGCCCAGTCCCTCTCAAGGAAGAGGTTATGGTGGTCAAGGGCGTCTACTGTGCGGTCAACACCCAGGTAGGCCACAAAGGCTGATGGTGCCAGTACCCTTGAATTCCAGTAGTTCTCATCATAGGTCCTGTGGTCTGCATCAAGGAGTTGGAGTTCACTGTGGGGGTAATCTGCATTCACAAGAACTGCATCGGCATCGTGGATGTTCCTGTCGGTTACAACAGACGTGGCCATCTTATCTGTAACCTCTATCCTCTTAACCTCCTCGTTGAAGTGGAATTCAGCCCCGTTCTCAAGTGCAAGTTCATATATGGACTCTGCAACCCTCCTTATGCCCCCCTCAGGGTAGAAAACCCCAAGTGTCATGTCAATGTGGGACATTATATGGTACATGGAGGGCGTATCCTGCGGTGCGCTTCCAAGGAATCCTATGGAGTACTGGAGTATCTTTCTTGCCTCATCACTCTCAAAGCGTTTGTTAACAAAGTGCTCAAGGGATTCGAGTATGTTGAGTCTGATCCCCTGAAGAAGGAGTTTGCCATTGAGGAAGTCAAGGATGGAACGGTAGTCCCTGTAGAGCATCTCCTTCACAACGGAATCATACAGTTCACCTGCTGAATTGAGGTATTCCCTGAGCTTCTCACCCCCATTTTCCTCGAAGCTGTCAAAGAGTTCATAGTTCCTTTCAATATCGGATGAGACATTTACAACCTTATCATCATCAAAGAATACCCTGTATGCGGGGTCGAGTTGTTTCAGTGAGTAGAAATCCTCAGGTTTACTCCTGAACTCTGCAAAGAAGTTCTCAAATATGTCCGGCATGAGGTACCATGATGGGCCCATATCAAATGTGAATCCCCCCTCACTGTAGACGCTTGCGCGGCCACCCGGCCCCTCATTTTTTTCAATAACAGTTACATCCATCCCATCCCTTGCAAGAAGCGCTGCTGCAGATATACCTCCAAATCCAGCCCCCACGATCACTATCCTCATGAAACCACCGGCTAAAATATTATATATAGTTATATAATGACACTCAAAAAATATAAAAGTTTCATGGGGACTGCAATAAACAATATTACTGAATTGAGTAATTGATGAACACTTCACAGCGAAAAAAGCGGGAGGACTATGACTGGATCTTTTTGAGTGACTTATTGGCAGCCTTCTTGAAGTCCTTATCCCCCTTTCTTCTGGCCTTCTTGATTGGTTCTATGGCCCTTGGATCCCCTAGGTCGCCAAGGGATCTTACAGCAGCAAGTTTAACCCCCCAGTCCTCATCCTCAAGGGCGCCGATGAGTGGCTCCACAGCTCTCTTATCCCCCAGTTCCCCAAGGGACCTTGCAGCGACCTTCCTAACCCCCCAGTCCTCATCCTCAAGGGCATCGATGAAGTGATCCACAACTCCTGGATCCCCTATCTTCTTGAGGGCGAATGTGGCGTATCTCCTGACATCCCCCTCACCAGTGTCCATTATTTCAATGAGCCTTTCAAGGGACAGTTTTCCAAATTCTGCAAGTCTCTCTGCGGCCCTAAATCTGACAGGATGACTTTCATCCTCCAGAAGTCCGACCAGTATTTCAACAGATTCCTCTGATGGTTCAAGTTCATCCACGACCTTCATCTTTTCCTCTGAATCCATGAGACCGATTTTATCCTTCAAAGTACTATCAGCCATGAGAATCACCTGATAAATTCACCTGATTGATTCTGTGATAATAAACCGTGATGATACTCTTTTATTCCTCAGCTGATATAAATGTTAATGGACCAAATTCCTGGCTGGTAGGATGATGTGGATGAATAAACTGGACTTCATGAAAAAAAACTCCAGGTGGTATTTCCTGTCTGAGGTTATCAAACTGGGTAGACTTCCATTTCTCGGTGCTGGCCTGATCCTCTATGCCACAGGGGCCGTTCTTGCAGGTATAGGGAGGGGTTACCTCCCCCTCGACCAGTTCATCATGGGATATGCGATCGTGATGCCGGCCCATCTTTCTGTATCCTACAGCAACGACTACTATGACTTTGAACTGGACAACCCTGAGGCTGCAACAGTATACACTGGCGGAAGCGGGGTTCTCCAGAGACACCCTGAACTCAGAGGCTTTGCCTGGAAATTCGCTGTCCTTCTCATATCAGTATCCCTGACACTTGCCGCTATCCACACTCTCATCTACCGTAACCCTGCAGTTCTTCTCCTTGCAGTTGCCGGTAATCTGCTTGGATGGTTCTACAGTGCCCCTCCGGCCAGACTATCATACAGGGGGCTTGGAGAGGTTGCAACAGCCCTTACAGGCTTCATATTCCCTGCCATGGGTTACTCTGTAATCATGGGCGTGATTGATACCCCTTTAATCCTCTTCTCCATCCCCATAATGCTTTTGCAGCTTGTTTTCATCATAAACGTTGAGATACCTGACCTCCGGGAGGACCTGCTGGGAGGCAAGATGACGTTTCCTGTCAGGAGGGGTGTCAGAGTATCCAGAAGGGTTATGGCCTTAAGTGCGGCTGCTGCAACGGTTTCACTGGGACTTCTTGAATTCTACCCCCATTTTGATCCCGGGATCAGTTTTCCCATAATCGCTCTGCTTTCACTCACAGTCACAGTTCCCTGCATCTACTATTACATACATAACCCCGAGGAAGTTAATGTAAGGGGATCTGAGGTTGTGATGAACTCACTCATAGCCTTCGGGGTCCTTGACCTCCTCTACCTCATCAGCGTCCTGGTGATGCAATGAACACGTTTAAACTGATGGATGGACTGGAAATATGTGACCTGTCACTTCTCATTGAGGATTCAATTATAATAGCCGACCTCCACCTGGGGTACGAACAGTACCTCACCAGTGAGGGAGTCATGGTCCCGGGATTCCAGTTCAGAAGGATAGTTGAGCGAATAGAATCCATAAGGGACGCATCGGGCGCCTCAGGTATCATCATAAATGGTGACCTCAAGCATGAATTCGGGAGGGTGAGCCGCCAGGAGAACCGGGAAATCATGAGGATGATGGACTACCTCCAGGAAAACTTCAGGGAGATAACACTGATCAAGGGGAATCATGACCCCATAGTACCCCACATGTCCATAATATCAGGTATTGCAGTCCATGAAACCATGAAGGTGGGCGATTTCCTCCTGACACATGGCCATGTGATACCTGAAAAACTTGACGCTGAAAACATCATCATAGGCCACGAACACCCCTGCGTGGGTCTCAGAAGCGGTGAAAGGGTTGAAAAGATCAAATGCTTCCTCCTGGGGCCCTTCAGGGATATGAATCTCGTTGTCATGCCATCCTTCAATTTCATAAGCGAGGGCTCCGACATCCTCCATGAGGCTGTACTATCACCCTTCCTCAGGGAGGCTGAGCTTGAGGAATTCCATGTCTATGGTGTTGAGGACTTTGAGGTTTTCGATTTCGGGACGGTGGGTGCCCTCATGGAGTTCACTTCATCCACGGGATTCAGTGGTGGGTGGTGAGGCCCATGATAGTCAGGCAGAAGAAGAAATACTCAGGCAGCAGAATACATTCTGTTCTTCACCCCTGGGTCAGCGAATGGTTCAAGAGGACCTTTGATGACTTCACAGAGGCCCAGAAGTATGCGATAATGGATATACACATGGGGAGGAACGTCCTTGTATCGTCACCAACAGGTTCAGGTAAGACACTCACCGCGTTTCTTTCAATAATCAGTGAACTCACCACACTTGCAGATAGGGGTGAACTTGAGGACAGCGTCTACTGCATATACATTTCACCCCTTAAGGCCCTTGATAATGACATAGAAAGGAACCTTGAGGAACCCCTCCAGGGTATAAGGGAGATTGCAGAGGAAAATGGCAGGGACCTTGAGATAAGGAAGGCTGTGCGGACCGGTGACACCAGCAGCTATGAGCGCTCCAGGATGCTCAAAAATCCCCCACACATCCTTATAACGACCCCTGAGACGCTCTCAATACTCCTTGTGGCCCCGAAGTTCCGTGAAAAGCTTTCAACTGTGCGCTATGTTATCGTGGATGAAATACACTCCCTTGCAGATAATAAGAGGGGTGTTCACCTTTCACTGAGCCTTGAGAGGCTGCAGCACCTTGTCGGTAACTTCACAAGGATCGGTTTATCTGCGACGGTGCATCCACTTGAGCGTGTTGCAAGATTTCTGGTGGGTTACAGTTATGGTAATGAAAGGGACTGCATCATAGTGGACGTTAACTACCTTAAAGAACTTGACATTGAACTCATCTGCCCGGTTGATGACATCGTGGCCGCTGACCCTGAGGAAATTGGTAATGCCCTCTATGACATCCTCCACGACCTCATAATGGAACACCGGACAACCCTGATCTTCACCAACACGCGTAGCGGGACCGAGAGTGTGGTTTACAACCTTAAAAGTCGCTTCCCTGAGAGTTACACCGATGAAAACATAATGGCACACCACTCATCACTTTCGAGGGAGATAAGGCTTGAAACAGAGGAGAAACTCAAGAGGGGTGAGCTGAAGGCGGTTGTATCATCAACGTCCCTTGAACTCGGGATAGACATCGGTTACATTGACCTGGTGGTTCTTCTGAGTTCACCAAAATCTGTTTCAAGGGCACTCCAGCGTATCGGGAGAAGCGGTCATCAGCTTCATGAGAAATCAAAGGGACGGATAGTTGTCGTGGACAGGGACGACCTTGTTGAGTGTTCACTCATACTCAAGAACGCAGTTGAGGGTAAAATAGATTCCATAAGGGTACCCGAGAACTGCCTGGATGTCCTGGCCCAGCACATATACGGGATGGCCATTGAGAACCCCTGGGACATTGACCATGCCTTGGAGGTTATAAGGAACAGCTACTGCTACAGGAACCTCAGGAGGGAGGATTACCTCTCTGTACTCAGCTACCTTGCAGGGGAGTATGCTGAGCTCGAGGAGAGATACGTATACGCCAAGATCTGGCTTGACCACGAGAAGAACATGTTCGGGAGGAGGGGTAAACTTGCTAGGATGCTCTACTCCACCAACATAGGGACCATACCTGATAGGAGCGCTGCGGTTGTTAAGTGCAACGGGAAGGTTGTGGGGAGGATAGAGGAGGACTTCATGGAGAAACTCAGGAAGGGTGACACCTTTGTTCTCGGTGGGAAGATCTACAGATTCAACTATGCAAGGGGTATGACCGTCAATGTCAGCCCCGCCTCAGGACCCCCCAACATTCCATCATGGTTCTCAGAGCAGCTACCCCTCTCCTTTGACCTTGCAGTTGACATACAGCGCTTCAGGGACATTATGGACGGTAAGTTCCAGTACGGGCGTTCAAAGGCAGAGATAATAGAGTTCATAATGGACTATCTCCACGTGGATGAGAGGGCTGCAGGTTCAATCTATGAGTATTTCCGTGAACAGTACCTCTACGCGACAATACCAAGCATCAGGAGGATGCTTGTTGAGTACTACACTGGCTTCGGGGGCAGAAAATTCATCGTATTCCACAGCCTCTTTGGAAGGAGGGTTAACGACGCCCTATCAAGGGCTGTTGCCTATGTCATTGCAAGGCGTTACCGGCGGGACGTTATGATATCTGTCTCTGACAATGGATTCTATCTGAGTTCAGAGGGAAAGATGGGTGGTCTCGAGTCATTCATGGAACTTGAACCTGAGAACCTCCGGGAGATACTTAAGAAGGCCCTTGACAGGACAGAAACCCTTGCAAGCAGGTTCAGGCACTGCGCTGGCCGTGCCCTCATGATACTCCGCAGGTACAGGGGGGAGGAGAAGTCGGTTGGCAGGCAGCAGGTGAGGGGTAAGATACTCCTTAAATTTGTGAGTGAACTGGATGACAGGTTCCCCATACTCGAGGAGGCCCGCAGGGAGGTTATGGAGGACTACATGGACATCGAGAATGCCATCAGGGTCCTTGAATGGATCCGTGATGGTGAAATGGAGATACGGCAGGTTGACACGAGGATACCCTCACCATTTGCCTTTAACCTGGTTGCCCAGGGTTACCTGGATGTGCTCAAGTATGAGGACCGGATAGAATTCATCAGGAGGATGCATCAGGCTATACTGGACGAGATCAGATGATCTTCCAGTTATGCGAAAAGAACAGAAACTGATATCCTCTTTACTTCAGGGATGAACTCAGGTAATCATAGTATATGAAAAAAGACCAGGAATCTGGTGTCATCTTTTCTTTAGAACAAGCATCATGTTACCTCCCCTCCTGAACTCATAGTCCACCGTGACTGTGAATGCATCAAATTCATCTCTTCTATCTTTCAGTATGCTCTCTGCATATTCTGAGAGTTTTCCGTTCTCCTTGACGATCGGGTATATCCTCACCTCTGAACTGATGCGTATCATCTCGGAGATGGCCCTTTCATGAAATTCCCTGTCAAGGCTGTGGTCATATATGAATAGGAGATGGGAGGAGAGAAGGAGATCAAACTCATCATCATCAAATGGTAAATCCCTGAGGTCCCCCCTAACGTAAAGTTCAGGGCGCTCCCTGTAGCTTTCCTCAAAGCACCCGCAGGCATCCAGGCGTTTTTCAAGCATCTCCTCCGGTGAAGAGTAGAACCTCCACACGAAATGGTTCCTGATCCTCTTAAGGGCATCTGTGAGTGCCATGATGTGCTCCCTGCACATGTTTCCAAGGGTATCTGCATCCTCACCGTACATGATGTCACAGGCCCTCACATCAAGGCCCTTCTCCGCCATGATTGGTGTGAATGAGCTGGCACCCGCTGGACAGTCGAGTATCCGCAGCCCCTCAAGTTCATTTATCCTGAGATCAAACATCTTCAGGTATTCCTGGCATGTGCGGGCGGTGAAGAGTGGTCCCTCTATAACCGGCATAATGTCACCTGTCCATAGTTGTGTTGTATGTGATACTTTAGCATGTGCCCCATGTAAAGAGATCTGTGTGTGGACCCCCATCACTACTTTGTATGTGATATCTTAGCCTGCAAACCACCCCACACCACCGAAATCTTTATATACTAGAATTCTAACATATAGGTTTGTGTGTCTCATACACACATCACCCCCTTAAATTTTGCTTTCAACATCCGGGATATTTTGTTCTGTTGAAAGCACCAAAAAATCAGCTTCCAGAGATAAAAAACGAAAAAGCACCTCCCCGTTTTTTCACTCCTAACAACCCCCCTTTTAAATCTCTGGAAGCTACCCCCCATACTTCAGATAACGATTCTCAATACCTCAGATTTCTGATTTTTAAGTTCCTTCAGGCTATTCATGAATATGATCATTAGGCTCACTTAACCACCAATTATCAGAGAGGGAACACTATTTATGCGCCCATTCACATACCAGTAACCATGAAGGCACTTGTGGTATATTATTCAAGAACCGGGCGTACCAGGGATGTTGCATCCCAGATCGCCAGGGAACTCAAATGTGACATCGAGGAGATAAGGGACACCCAGAAGCGGACGGGTATCATAGGGTTTTTAAAATCAGGTTACCAGGCCGCGAGGGGCAGGGACACTGTACTTGAACCCTATGAAAGGGACCCATCAGACTATGATCTTGTGATAGTGGGTACACCTGTCTGGGCAGGTAATCCATCAGTACCCATTGGCACCTACCTCAGGGAAAATGCATCAAAGATAAAGAATGCTGCCTTCTTCTGTACATATGATGGAAGCGGTGCAGAGGGAACATTCAGGCGTATGAGCGAGATCATCGGAAAGGAACCCATCCAGACAGTCGCCATAACCGAGAGGGAGATAAAGGAGAATACCTGTGACTGCAAGATAGAACCCTTTGTAAGGGACGTTGAAGCAGCATTCAGAACTGAGGAATAGTCCAGATTTTAAGGCATCTTCCTCAATAACTGCAGGCTATGCGATGAAAAAGGCGTTCTGACCTCTCAATCCCCGGGTGAATCGATATCCTCATGGTAGGGTTTTATATCAATGACAGGTGAGCCGTCCAGTGCATCAAGGCCCCTAACCCTGAGGAAATCCCCTGCCTCCAGGAGCTCCACCAGGCACAGCCCTATGGGGTTGGGCCTTGCAGGGGCCCTTGTTGAAAAAACACCCCTCTTCCTCTTTTTACCCCGCGGAACAACCTTAAGAACATCCCTTTCAGCAAGGTGCTGCCAGTAGAGAACAAATAGGTGCCTGAAAAGTTCAACCCCCTCCAGGGCGTCACGATATTCCGGGAAGATGTGGATCTCGCTCTCCTCCATGGAGAGTCTACCCTGATGAGGTGCCTCCCCCCTCCTCATGAATGGGGATCTCACAAATCCAACAGGCCTTATTTTTATCTCCACAGATACCCTCCACAGA from Methanothermobacter sp. includes:
- a CDS encoding prenyltransferase translates to MSQLTSGSLFNSIKDYTGFLVCISRFRFWIYTGGTYVIGYTLAAKGFTDFLSPAYYIYLLYFFFPANVFIYGVNDYWDEDTDRLNPKKGSREHMLMQSERRKLRNSLLAVTGISVALMFSQKPEEALLFLGFLFLSYFYSAPPLRFKERPFLDFSSNYLYIMPGLFAYSLASGSLPEPIILLAGYCHIAAMHIFSAVPDTEYDRRAGINTTPVFMGESMALALSAAFWLILSFITVYLTDLHPLSFLVFAYPAFPLSVLLFERIRIEKVYWYLPYVNTALGGLLFLALINHKIFHWI
- a CDS encoding HEAT repeat domain-containing protein, which translates into the protein MADSTLKDKIGLMDSEEKMKVVDELEPSEESVEILVGLLEDESHPVRFRAAERLAEFGKLSLERLIEIMDTGEGDVRRYATFALKKIGDPGVVDHFIDALEDEDWGVRKVAARSLGELGDKRAVEPLIGALEDEDWGVKLAAVRSLGDLGDPRAIEPIKKARRKGDKDFKKAANKSLKKIQS
- a CDS encoding prenyltransferase, translated to MNKLDFMKKNSRWYFLSEVIKLGRLPFLGAGLILYATGAVLAGIGRGYLPLDQFIMGYAIVMPAHLSVSYSNDYYDFELDNPEAATVYTGGSGVLQRHPELRGFAWKFAVLLISVSLTLAAIHTLIYRNPAVLLLAVAGNLLGWFYSAPPARLSYRGLGEVATALTGFIFPAMGYSVIMGVIDTPLILFSIPIMLLQLVFIINVEIPDLREDLLGGKMTFPVRRGVRVSRRVMALSAAAATVSLGLLEFYPHFDPGISFPIIALLSLTVTVPCIYYYIHNPEEVNVRGSEVVMNSLIAFGVLDLLYLISVLVMQ
- a CDS encoding metallophosphoesterase codes for the protein MNTFKLMDGLEICDLSLLIEDSIIIADLHLGYEQYLTSEGVMVPGFQFRRIVERIESIRDASGASGIIINGDLKHEFGRVSRQENREIMRMMDYLQENFREITLIKGNHDPIVPHMSIISGIAVHETMKVGDFLLTHGHVIPEKLDAENIIIGHEHPCVGLRSGERVEKIKCFLLGPFRDMNLVVMPSFNFISEGSDILHEAVLSPFLREAELEEFHVYGVEDFEVFDFGTVGALMEFTSSTGFSGGW
- a CDS encoding phytoene/squalene synthase family protein, with product MIDEKIYSIFKRGSKTYFYSTLFFPPKVRRDVFILYSFLRRADDYVDRIPQDTEGFYDFVERYRLASSGEKTGDVVVDSFAELSARKSFNPEWTEAFLRSMEMDITVSSYRTMSDLEEYLLGSSEVVGLFMASIMGLDKDSYPHARYLGRAMQYVNFIRDIAEDVELGRLYFPLTELERFDLESLDLSEIRGREDNFRSFLRAQIDIYRDWQRRAEEGYRYIPYRYLVPIKTAADMYLWTSRIIERDPLIVYRRKVKPSRGRVVSGALLNMLRLIRPRSPTKQGI
- a CDS encoding carbon-nitrogen hydrolase family protein, whose product is MLTDIMGVAGLRVGICQMQVNERKEENIKKASEMIREACSRGAELVVLPEMFTCPYDSELFPEYAEDENGETITAMRSLAAELGVHLVAGSIPERTPEGIYNTSFIIDDGGDITARHRKVHLFDIDVEGEITFRESDTLIAGSSVTVTDTGSAVIGVGICYDMRFPELSRMMALGGAEVLVFPGAFNMKTGPAHWRLLVRSRALDNQCYCVAVSPARNHGESYVAYGHSLVADPWGSVMVDAGSSECVLTVDLDMEMVEKVRRELPLLRNRRPDVYSWMEGADHE
- a CDS encoding manganese efflux pump MntP family protein, whose amino-acid sequence is MDLLSMVFVGIGLGMDTFSISVSRGLVSHESGINYALITAFSFGAFQAFMPILGWISGLEIQSIVSTFAPWVAFTLLLLIGLKMIYESTMLEEEEFKFSYRELLLLSVATSIDAFAVGVSFALLKISIWLPIIIIGVITFLLSLGGSYLGEKIGHIFENRIEAVGGVILILIGLRILLENNVL
- a CDS encoding phytoene desaturase family protein, translating into MRIVIVGAGFGGISAAALLARDGMDVTVIEKNEGPGGRASVYSEGGFTFDMGPSWYLMPDIFENFFAEFRSKPEDFYSLKQLDPAYRVFFDDDKVVNVSSDIERNYELFDSFEENGGEKLREYLNSAGELYDSVVKEMLYRDYRSILDFLNGKLLLQGIRLNILESLEHFVNKRFESDEARKILQYSIGFLGSAPQDTPSMYHIMSHIDMTLGVFYPEGGIRRVAESIYELALENGAEFHFNEEVKRIEVTDKMATSVVTDRNIHDADAVLVNADYPHSELQLLDADHRTYDENYWNSRVLAPSAFVAYLGVDRTVDALDHHNLFLERDWADKFQQVFDPEKASWPDRPSYYVNVPSRTDTTAAPEGSDTLFILVPLAPGMEDNQELREGLYRRVMDDLEGKTGMRIREHVVVKRIFAINDFRERYNAYRGTALGLSHTLRQTALWRPAHKSRKVKNLYYTGQYTHPGIGVPMTLISSQIVCREILEEMGE
- the cruF gene encoding bisanhydrobacterioruberin hydratase CruF, yielding MFTVGWRELTMNKPSGKSIIILIVGIILAFSSYFVANVDIGGYSAVSVVFIISMALPSFISVIRDLRGRGVILILVLGAYAILIETVAIVTGFPYSEFHYSGLIGLKILGHTPFTVPFAWLPLFLGSAYLAKESVAGKLKFLGLSTLLVVLTDVVIDPAAVALNFWIWSNPGIFYGVPLQNFAGWVLSGFIASLILLVVLGDSVKEMKSGTISSLYLIMCFWTAACLFLGLEIPFITGLILLALILIKTKANLW